A window of Candidatus Pantoea floridensis contains these coding sequences:
- the urtA gene encoding urea ABC transporter substrate-binding protein: MKRRSLLKAFALSASVASMGFAFAAQAADTIKVGIMSSLSGTMAISETPLKDVALMTIDEINAKGGVLGKKLEPVVVDPASNWPLFAEKARQLLTQDKVAAVFGCWTSVSRKSVLPVFEELNGLLFYPVQYEGEEMSPNVFYTGAAPNQQAIPAVEYLMSEDGGSAKRFFLLGTDYVYPRTTNKILRAFLHSKGVQDKDIEEVYTPFGYSDYQTIVSNIKKFSAGGKTAVISTINGDSNVPFYKELANQGIKATDIPVIAFSVGEEELRGIDTKPLVGQLAAWNYFESVDNPTNAKFVADYRAYAKAHNLPNANTVVTNDPMEATYVGLHMWAQAVEKAGTTDVDKVRAAMAGQTFKAPDGFTLTMDKTNHHLHKPVMIGEVEENGQFNVVWQTEQPVRAQPWSPYIAGNDKKPDHPVKSTQ; encoded by the coding sequence ATGAAAAGACGTTCGTTGCTCAAGGCTTTTGCGCTCTCTGCCTCGGTGGCCAGCATGGGCTTTGCCTTTGCCGCACAGGCTGCTGACACCATCAAGGTGGGCATTATGTCCTCACTCTCCGGCACCATGGCGATCTCCGAGACGCCGCTGAAAGACGTGGCGCTGATGACAATCGATGAGATCAACGCCAAAGGCGGCGTGCTGGGTAAAAAGCTGGAGCCAGTGGTGGTGGATCCGGCCTCCAACTGGCCGCTGTTCGCCGAGAAAGCGCGCCAGTTGCTGACGCAGGATAAAGTCGCGGCGGTATTCGGCTGCTGGACCTCGGTCTCGCGCAAATCGGTGCTGCCGGTGTTTGAAGAGCTGAACGGCCTGCTGTTCTATCCGGTGCAGTACGAAGGCGAAGAGATGTCGCCGAACGTGTTCTACACCGGTGCCGCGCCTAACCAGCAGGCGATTCCGGCGGTGGAGTACCTGATGAGTGAAGATGGCGGCAGCGCTAAACGCTTCTTCCTGCTGGGCACCGACTACGTCTATCCGCGCACCACCAACAAGATTCTGCGCGCTTTCCTGCACAGCAAAGGGGTGCAGGATAAAGATATCGAAGAGGTCTACACGCCGTTTGGTTACAGCGATTACCAGACCATCGTTTCCAACATTAAAAAATTCTCTGCCGGTGGCAAAACCGCGGTGATCTCCACCATTAACGGCGACTCCAATGTGCCGTTCTACAAAGAGCTGGCGAATCAGGGCATCAAAGCCACCGATATTCCGGTGATCGCCTTCTCAGTGGGTGAAGAGGAGCTGCGCGGTATTGATACCAAACCGCTGGTTGGTCAGCTAGCGGCGTGGAACTACTTTGAGTCGGTGGATAACCCAACCAACGCTAAGTTTGTCGCCGATTACCGCGCCTATGCCAAGGCACACAATCTGCCGAACGCCAATACCGTCGTCACTAACGATCCTATGGAAGCGACCTACGTTGGGCTGCATATGTGGGCACAGGCGGTGGAGAAGGCCGGCACCACGGATGTAGACAAAGTACGCGCGGCGATGGCGGGCCAGACTTTCAAAGCGCCGGACGGTTTCACTCTCACCATGGATAAAACCAACCACCACCTGCACAAGCCGGTGATGATTGGCGAAGTGGAAGAGAACGGCCAGTTCAACGTGGTGTGGCAGACCGAGCAACCGGTGCGCGCCCAGCCGTGGAGCCCGTACATCGCGGGTAACGACAAGAAGCCCGATCATCCGGTGAAATCAACGCAGTAA
- the urtB gene encoding urea ABC transporter permease subunit UrtB, producing MTIRRYLCCLLLLLPWLAQAGDGADFAAASRTQQAALLQQWAAAPQASRLPLLEALRNETVVIDQKQQPFSKQGDTLQPLDSAQQPSGDTKKLFMNNRLRVVIASALAAHQLVSEDPAIRLRAAQQLQNDGVADMLPLIEQRLASEKDTQVHAVLLMAAANLQLASPDATLRLNAVTLLGESSDPNMQASLTRLTQASNEPDAKVREAAAASLKQIKQRLMWGDLLGQAFTGLSLGSILLLAALGLAITYGLLGVINMAHGEMLMLGAYATWFVQSLFQQFAPQWLAWYPLLALPVAFLVTACMGMLLERTIIRHLYGRPLETLLATWGISLMLIQLVRMLFGAQNLEVANPGWLSGGLQLLPNLVLPYNRIAVILFVFAVLGLTWLLLNKTRLGLSVRAVTQNRAMADCCGVPTGRIDMLAFGLGSGIAGLGGVALSQLGNVGPELGQGYIIDSFLVVVLGGVGQLAGTVVAAFGLGILNKVLEPQIGAVLGKILILVLIVLFIQKRPQGLFAFKGRVID from the coding sequence ATGACAATTCGCCGTTATCTCTGCTGTCTGCTGTTACTGCTGCCCTGGCTCGCCCAGGCGGGCGATGGCGCAGACTTCGCGGCCGCCAGCCGCACCCAACAAGCTGCGCTGCTGCAACAGTGGGCCGCCGCGCCGCAGGCCAGCCGCTTGCCGCTACTCGAGGCGTTGCGCAATGAAACCGTGGTCATCGACCAAAAACAGCAGCCGTTCAGCAAACAGGGCGATACGTTGCAGCCGCTCGACAGCGCGCAACAGCCCAGCGGCGACACGAAAAAGCTGTTTATGAATAATCGGCTGCGCGTAGTAATCGCCAGCGCCCTCGCCGCTCACCAGCTGGTGAGTGAGGATCCGGCGATCCGCTTACGCGCCGCACAACAGCTGCAAAACGATGGCGTCGCCGACATGCTGCCATTGATTGAGCAGCGCCTCGCCAGCGAGAAAGACACGCAGGTACACGCGGTGCTGCTGATGGCAGCGGCCAACCTGCAACTCGCCAGCCCGGATGCCACGCTGCGCCTCAACGCGGTGACGCTGCTCGGCGAATCCAGCGATCCCAACATGCAGGCTAGCCTTACTCGCTTAACCCAGGCCAGCAATGAACCCGATGCCAAAGTACGCGAGGCCGCCGCCGCCAGCCTGAAGCAGATTAAACAGCGCCTGATGTGGGGCGATCTGCTCGGCCAGGCGTTTACCGGCCTGTCGCTCGGCTCGATTCTGCTGCTGGCGGCACTCGGCCTGGCGATCACCTACGGCCTGCTGGGGGTGATCAACATGGCGCACGGTGAAATGCTGATGCTCGGCGCCTACGCCACCTGGTTTGTGCAGAGTCTGTTCCAGCAGTTTGCGCCGCAGTGGCTGGCCTGGTATCCGCTGCTGGCGCTGCCGGTGGCATTTCTGGTCACCGCCTGCATGGGCATGCTGCTGGAGCGCACCATTATTCGCCATCTGTACGGACGTCCGCTGGAAACGCTGCTCGCCACCTGGGGCATCAGCCTGATGCTGATTCAGCTGGTGCGCATGCTGTTTGGTGCACAAAACCTCGAGGTGGCTAACCCAGGTTGGCTCTCCGGCGGCCTGCAGCTGTTGCCGAATCTGGTGCTGCCGTACAACCGCATCGCAGTGATCCTGTTCGTATTTGCCGTTCTGGGCCTCACCTGGCTGCTGCTAAACAAAACCCGGCTTGGCCTCAGCGTGCGTGCCGTGACGCAGAACCGGGCGATGGCCGACTGCTGCGGCGTGCCCACCGGACGCATCGATATGCTGGCGTTTGGCCTCGGTTCCGGCATCGCCGGGCTCGGCGGCGTGGCACTGTCGCAGTTGGGCAACGTTGGCCCAGAGCTCGGTCAGGGTTACATCATCGACTCTTTCCTTGTGGTGGTGCTGGGCGGCGTTGGCCAGCTGGCGGGCACTGTCGTGGCGGCGTTTGGCCTCGGCATTCTTAACAAAGTGCTGGAGCCACAGATTGGCGCAGTGCTGGGCAAAATCCTCATCCTCGTGCTGATCGTGCTGTTTATCCAGAAACGTCCGCAGGGGCTGTTTGCCTTCAAAGGGAGGGTGATTGACTGA
- the uca gene encoding urea carboxylase has translation MFSTVLIANRGEIACRAIRTLKRLGVKSVAVYSDADRNARHVKEADVAIALGGDKASDSYLRIDKILAAAQETGAEAIWPGYGFLSESLPFADACEKAGIAFVGPTAQQIGEFGLKHRARELAASAGVPMTPGTPLLSSLDEALSAADSIGYPVMLKSTAGGGGIGLTRCADADALRNAWESVRRLGEQFFSDAGVFLERCIDRARHVEVQIFGDGRGKVIALGERDCSLQRRNQKVVEETPAPNLPQATREALLSSAVRLGERVNYRSAGTVEYIYDAEQDAFYFLEVNTRLQVEHPVTECVTGLDLVECMLQVAAGDAIDWARLQQVPQGASIEVRIYAEDPLKNFQPSPGVLTHVSFPDDVRVDGWFDTGTEVSAFYDPMVAKLIVHAETRDAALAKMQQALGATQLHGIASNLDYLRQIVATEAFRSGKVWTRFLDSFTPSASVIEVLQPGTFSSIQDFPGRLGYWDIGVPPSGPMDDFAFRLANRIVGNHDSAAGLEFTLQGPTLRFHSDAVIALTGADCPADIDGDSIAYWQPVSVKAGQTLTLGRAQSGCRTYLAVRNGFDVPEYLGSRSTFSLGQFGGHAGRTLRVADMLPISQPQLPACTTPAPVSAPQPLDHALVPHYGSEWRIGVLYGPHGAPDFFTQAAIDEFFASDWQVHYNSNRLGVRLVGPKPTWTRANGGEAGLHPSNVHDCEYAIGAVNFTGDFPVILTHDGPSLGGFVCPVTITKAELWKVGQVKPGDRIRFHPISADEAVALEKAQAHSVATLRSAHAPTFTVPSLAASDIGSATLLAALPATATTPAAVYRQAGDKYVLIEYGDNVLDLALRLRVHLLMNALRERAVPGVEELSPGVRSLQVRYDSLILSQKQLMQLLLELEAGLGDVSQLKVPSRIVWLPMAFEDSATLGAVERYKETVRASAPWLPNNVDFIQRINGLASREAVRDTIFDASYLILGLGDVYLGAPCAVPIDPRHRLLSSKYSPARTFTAEGTVGIGGMYMCIYGMDSPGGYQLVGRTLPIWNKFLKNPQFAADEPWLLHFFDQVRFYPVTEDELTQLRDDFREGRATVRIEETVFDFAAHQQFLADHAASIRDFRQRQSAAFEQEVTLWAQEEQNAPLTSEETLVVAEADDDALAVCADMNGNIWKVLVQPGDVVEAGQTLIIVEAMKMELAIVAPQAGQVKRIACQAGRPVSPGDALLWLE, from the coding sequence ATGTTCAGCACCGTTTTGATTGCTAACCGTGGCGAAATCGCCTGTCGCGCCATCCGCACCTTAAAACGCCTCGGCGTGAAAAGCGTCGCCGTCTATTCCGATGCCGATCGCAACGCGCGCCACGTCAAAGAAGCCGATGTGGCGATCGCGCTTGGCGGCGATAAAGCCAGCGACAGCTATCTGCGCATCGATAAAATCCTCGCCGCCGCGCAGGAAACCGGCGCCGAAGCCATCTGGCCCGGCTACGGTTTCCTCTCGGAAAGCCTGCCGTTCGCCGATGCCTGTGAAAAAGCCGGTATCGCCTTTGTCGGCCCCACCGCGCAGCAGATTGGCGAGTTTGGCCTGAAACACCGCGCGCGTGAATTAGCCGCCAGCGCTGGCGTGCCAATGACGCCGGGCACACCGCTGCTGAGTTCGCTGGACGAAGCCTTAAGCGCCGCCGACAGCATCGGTTACCCGGTGATGCTGAAAAGCACCGCTGGCGGCGGTGGCATTGGTCTGACGCGCTGCGCCGACGCCGACGCGCTGCGCAACGCGTGGGAGAGCGTGCGCCGTCTTGGCGAGCAGTTCTTCAGCGATGCGGGGGTGTTTTTAGAACGCTGCATCGACCGCGCGCGCCACGTTGAAGTGCAGATTTTTGGCGACGGCCGCGGCAAAGTGATTGCCCTCGGCGAACGCGACTGCTCGCTGCAGCGCCGCAACCAGAAAGTGGTGGAAGAAACCCCGGCGCCGAATCTGCCACAGGCCACGCGTGAAGCGCTGCTCTCTTCGGCGGTGCGCCTTGGCGAGCGGGTCAACTATCGCAGCGCCGGTACGGTGGAGTACATCTACGACGCCGAGCAGGATGCTTTCTACTTCCTCGAAGTGAACACCCGCCTGCAGGTGGAACATCCGGTCACCGAATGCGTCACCGGTCTCGATCTGGTGGAGTGCATGCTGCAAGTGGCGGCGGGCGATGCCATCGACTGGGCGCGTCTGCAGCAGGTACCGCAAGGTGCGTCAATTGAAGTGCGTATTTACGCCGAAGATCCGTTGAAAAACTTCCAGCCCAGCCCCGGCGTGCTGACCCACGTCAGCTTCCCGGATGATGTGCGCGTCGATGGTTGGTTCGACACCGGCACCGAAGTCTCGGCGTTTTACGATCCGATGGTGGCCAAACTGATCGTGCATGCCGAGACGCGTGATGCGGCGCTAGCAAAAATGCAGCAGGCGCTAGGTGCCACGCAGCTACACGGCATTGCCAGTAACCTCGATTATCTGCGCCAGATCGTCGCCACCGAGGCGTTCCGCAGCGGCAAGGTGTGGACGCGCTTCCTCGACAGCTTCACGCCATCCGCCAGCGTGATTGAAGTGCTGCAGCCCGGCACCTTCAGCAGCATTCAGGATTTCCCTGGCCGCCTTGGCTATTGGGATATCGGCGTGCCGCCATCCGGCCCGATGGACGATTTCGCCTTCCGCCTCGCCAACCGCATTGTCGGCAACCACGACAGCGCCGCGGGCCTCGAATTCACCCTGCAAGGCCCCACGCTGCGCTTCCATAGCGATGCGGTGATCGCCTTAACCGGCGCCGATTGCCCAGCCGATATTGATGGCGACAGCATCGCCTACTGGCAGCCCGTCAGCGTTAAAGCAGGTCAAACCCTGACGTTAGGCCGCGCCCAAAGCGGCTGCCGCACCTATTTAGCGGTGCGCAACGGCTTCGACGTGCCGGAGTATCTCGGCAGCCGCTCAACCTTCTCGCTCGGCCAGTTTGGCGGCCACGCCGGACGCACCCTGCGCGTCGCCGATATGCTGCCGATCTCCCAGCCGCAGCTGCCGGCCTGCACCACGCCCGCGCCGGTTAGCGCACCGCAGCCGCTCGATCATGCACTGGTGCCGCATTACGGCAGTGAGTGGCGCATTGGCGTGCTGTACGGACCGCACGGCGCACCGGATTTCTTCACTCAGGCGGCAATTGATGAGTTCTTTGCCAGCGACTGGCAGGTGCACTACAACTCCAACCGTCTCGGCGTACGCCTGGTTGGCCCAAAACCCACGTGGACGCGCGCCAACGGTGGTGAAGCCGGTCTGCACCCGTCTAACGTACACGACTGCGAATACGCCATTGGCGCGGTGAACTTCACCGGCGACTTCCCGGTGATCCTGACGCATGACGGCCCAAGCCTCGGCGGCTTCGTCTGCCCGGTGACCATCACCAAAGCCGAGCTGTGGAAAGTGGGCCAGGTGAAACCGGGCGACCGCATTCGCTTCCACCCGATCAGCGCTGACGAAGCGGTGGCGCTGGAAAAAGCCCAGGCGCACAGCGTGGCCACCCTGCGCAGCGCGCATGCACCAACCTTTACCGTGCCATCGCTGGCCGCTAGCGACATCGGCTCCGCCACCCTGCTGGCGGCGTTACCGGCCACGGCAACCACGCCCGCGGCGGTCTATCGTCAGGCGGGCGACAAATATGTGCTGATTGAGTACGGCGACAACGTGCTGGATCTGGCGCTGCGCCTGCGCGTGCATCTGCTGATGAATGCGCTGCGTGAGCGCGCGGTGCCCGGCGTGGAAGAGCTATCGCCTGGCGTACGCTCGTTGCAGGTGCGCTACGACAGCCTGATCCTCAGCCAGAAACAGCTGATGCAGCTGCTGCTGGAATTGGAGGCTGGACTTGGCGATGTCAGCCAGCTGAAAGTGCCGTCGCGCATTGTCTGGCTGCCAATGGCGTTCGAAGACAGCGCCACGCTCGGCGCGGTTGAGCGCTACAAAGAAACCGTGCGCGCCAGCGCACCCTGGCTACCGAACAACGTCGATTTTATCCAGCGCATTAATGGTTTAGCCAGCCGTGAAGCGGTGCGCGACACGATTTTTGACGCCAGCTACCTGATTCTCGGCCTCGGCGACGTCTATCTCGGCGCACCGTGCGCGGTGCCGATCGATCCACGCCATCGCCTGCTGAGCTCCAAATACAGCCCGGCACGCACCTTCACCGCCGAAGGCACTGTTGGCATTGGCGGCATGTACATGTGCATCTACGGCATGGATTCACCGGGTGGCTATCAGCTGGTGGGCCGCACCCTGCCAATCTGGAACAAGTTCCTCAAAAACCCGCAGTTCGCCGCCGACGAGCCCTGGCTGCTGCACTTCTTCGATCAGGTGCGCTTCTACCCGGTAACGGAAGATGAGCTGACGCAGCTGCGCGATGACTTCCGCGAAGGCCGCGCCACGGTGCGCATCGAAGAAACGGTATTCGACTTCGCCGCGCATCAGCAGTTCCTGGCCGATCATGCTGCATCGATTCGTGATTTTCGTCAGCGCCAATCCGCCGCCTTCGAACAGGAGGTGACGCTGTGGGCGCAGGAAGAGCAGAACGCGCCGCTCACCAGCGAGGAGACGTTGGTGGTGGCCGAAGCCGACGACGATGCGCTGGCGGTGTGCGCCGATATGAACGGCAACATCTGGAAAGTGCTGGTTCAGCCGGGTGACGTGGTGGAGGCCGGTCAAACGCTGATCATCGTGGAAGCGATGAAAATGGAACTGGCGATTGTCGCGCCGCAGGCAGGCCAGGTGAAACGCATTGCCTGCCAGGCAGGACGTCCGGTGAGTCCGGGCGATGCCCTGCTGTGGCTGGAATAA
- the urtC gene encoding urea ABC transporter permease subunit UrtC, which translates to MSQPMTLTFARKAPRLTLSLGVAITALLLVLPFCALLPATHPLAISTYTLTLVGKILCYAIVAVALDLVWGYAGLLSLGHGLFFALGGYAMGMYLMRQASGDGLPAFMSFLSWNKLPWFWAGTQHFAWALCLIVLVPGLLALMFGFFAFRSKIKGVYFSIMTQALTYAGMLLFFRNETGFGGNNGFTGFTTLLGFNVTATGTRIGLFVATVLLLLVSLGIGFALARSKFGRVLTAVRDAENRLMFVGYDPKGFKLFVWTLSAVLCGLAGALYVPQVGIINPSEMSPTNSIEAAIWVALGGRGTLIGPLLGAAIVNGAKSWFTVAFPEYWLFFLGLMFILVTLFLPRGVIGLLRRRRDD; encoded by the coding sequence ATGAGCCAACCAATGACGTTAACCTTCGCGCGTAAAGCGCCGCGCCTGACCCTCAGCCTGGGTGTAGCCATCACGGCGCTGCTGCTGGTGCTGCCGTTTTGCGCCCTGCTGCCCGCCACGCATCCGCTGGCGATCTCCACCTACACGCTGACGCTGGTCGGCAAAATCCTCTGTTACGCCATCGTCGCGGTAGCGCTCGATCTGGTGTGGGGTTACGCCGGTTTGCTGTCACTCGGTCACGGCCTGTTTTTCGCGCTCGGCGGCTATGCGATGGGCATGTATTTGATGCGTCAGGCCTCCGGCGACGGCTTGCCGGCGTTTATGTCGTTTCTTTCGTGGAACAAGCTGCCATGGTTCTGGGCGGGCACGCAGCATTTCGCCTGGGCGCTGTGCCTGATCGTGCTGGTGCCGGGCCTGCTGGCGTTGATGTTCGGCTTCTTCGCCTTCCGCTCGAAAATCAAAGGCGTCTACTTCTCCATCATGACGCAGGCGCTGACCTACGCCGGCATGCTGCTGTTTTTCCGTAACGAAACGGGCTTCGGCGGCAACAACGGGTTTACCGGCTTCACCACGCTGCTTGGCTTCAACGTCACCGCGACCGGCACGCGCATCGGGCTGTTCGTTGCCACGGTGCTGCTGTTGCTGGTGAGTCTCGGCATCGGCTTCGCGCTGGCACGCAGCAAATTCGGCCGCGTGCTGACGGCAGTGCGCGATGCGGAAAACCGCCTGATGTTCGTCGGTTACGATCCCAAAGGCTTCAAGCTGTTTGTCTGGACGCTCTCGGCGGTGCTGTGCGGGCTGGCGGGCGCGCTCTATGTGCCGCAGGTTGGCATTATCAATCCGAGTGAAATGTCGCCGACCAACTCGATTGAAGCCGCAATCTGGGTGGCGTTAGGCGGACGCGGCACGCTGATTGGACCGCTGCTTGGCGCGGCGATCGTTAACGGTGCCAAGAGCTGGTTTACCGTCGCCTTCCCGGAATATTGGCTGTTCTTCCTCGGCCTGATGTTTATCCTGGTCACGCTGTTCCTGCCGCGTGGCGTGATTGGCCTGCTGCGCCGGAGGCGTGATGACTGA
- the urtE gene encoding urea ABC transporter ATP-binding subunit UrtE, with the protein MLQVADLNQFYGGSHILRGLSFEAKPGEITCLLGRNGVGKTTLLKCLMGLIPAKSGEIRWQDKVINGRKPHQRVQAGIAYVPQGREIFPRLTVEENLLMGLARFSGAQAKAVPEEIYQLFPVLREMKSRRGGDLSGGQQQQLAIGRALACSPTLLILDEPTEGIQPSVIKEIGEVIRQLAQRGDMAILLVEQFYDFAAELADSYLVMSRGEIVQRGAGSSMEADGVRGLVAI; encoded by the coding sequence ATGCTGCAAGTGGCGGATCTGAATCAATTTTACGGCGGCAGCCACATTCTGCGCGGCCTGTCTTTTGAGGCTAAACCAGGTGAAATCACCTGCCTGCTGGGACGCAACGGCGTGGGCAAAACCACGCTGTTGAAGTGTTTGATGGGGCTGATTCCGGCCAAATCCGGCGAGATTCGCTGGCAGGACAAAGTGATTAACGGCCGTAAGCCACACCAGCGCGTGCAGGCTGGCATCGCTTATGTGCCGCAGGGGCGTGAAATCTTCCCGCGTTTAACGGTGGAAGAGAATCTGCTGATGGGGCTGGCGCGCTTTTCTGGCGCGCAGGCCAAAGCGGTGCCGGAGGAGATCTACCAGCTGTTCCCGGTGCTGCGCGAGATGAAATCGCGCCGTGGCGGCGATTTGTCGGGCGGTCAGCAGCAGCAGCTGGCGATTGGCCGCGCCCTCGCCTGTTCACCAACGCTGTTGATCCTCGATGAGCCTACCGAAGGGATCCAGCCGTCGGTGATCAAGGAGATCGGCGAGGTGATCCGCCAGCTGGCACAACGCGGTGATATGGCGATCCTGCTCGTCGAGCAGTTTTACGATTTCGCCGCCGAGCTGGCCGACAGCTATCTGGTGATGTCGCGCGGTGAGATCGTGCAGCGCGGCGCCGGATCCAGCATGGAAGCCGACGGCGTGCGCGGGTTGGTGGCGATTTAG
- the urtD gene encoding urea ABC transporter ATP-binding protein UrtD: MTEHLFTQPHPADRHRAQTDPVLQLEKINVSFDGFRALTDLSLKIGVGELRCVIGPNGAGKTTLMDVITGKTRPDNGQVIYDQDTDLSKMSPVEIARAGIGRKFQKPTVFEALTVFENLEIALKNDKSVWASLRARLNGEQQDRIDEVLKLLRLGGERQRQAGLLSHGQKQFLEIGMLLVQDPHLLLLDEPAAGMTDAETEYTAELFRSLAGKHSLMVVEHDMGFVETIADHVTVLHQGQVLAEGSLREVQADDRVIDVYLGR; this comes from the coding sequence ATGACTGAACACCTGTTTACCCAACCTCATCCAGCGGATCGTCATCGTGCGCAGACCGATCCGGTATTGCAGCTGGAGAAGATCAATGTGTCGTTCGACGGTTTCCGCGCGCTGACCGATCTTTCCCTGAAGATCGGCGTCGGCGAACTGCGCTGCGTGATCGGCCCCAACGGCGCGGGTAAAACCACGCTGATGGATGTGATCACCGGTAAAACCCGGCCGGACAATGGCCAGGTGATCTACGACCAGGATACCGATCTCAGCAAAATGTCGCCGGTGGAGATCGCGCGCGCCGGCATTGGACGCAAGTTCCAGAAACCCACGGTGTTTGAAGCGCTCACGGTGTTCGAGAATCTGGAAATCGCGCTGAAAAATGACAAATCGGTGTGGGCCAGCCTGCGCGCCCGGCTGAACGGCGAGCAGCAGGATCGCATTGATGAGGTGTTAAAGCTGCTACGACTCGGCGGCGAGCGTCAGCGTCAGGCCGGTTTGCTGTCGCACGGCCAGAAGCAGTTTCTGGAAATCGGCATGCTGCTGGTGCAGGACCCGCATCTGCTGCTGCTGGATGAACCGGCGGCGGGCATGACCGATGCCGAAACCGAGTACACCGCCGAGCTGTTTCGCAGCCTCGCCGGCAAGCATTCGCTGATGGTGGTTGAGCACGACATGGGCTTTGTCGAAACCATTGCCGATCACGTTACCGTGCTGCATCAGGGCCAGGTATTGGCCGAGGGATCGTTACGCGAAGTGCAGGCGGACGATCGGGTTATCGACGTTTATCTGGGGCGCTAA
- a CDS encoding aldose 1-epimerase family protein, with amino-acid sequence MKTRLPLRREQFQETPSTLLRNETFHVELFRYPAGVEAVRISNPRGTVIVLPFYGQMIWDAHFDGHSLTMGHSFKQPLLGSSIIDTYGCFAFHSGLLANGCPAADDNHPLHGEMACARMDSAWMVLENDRLSLEGETEYVKGFGHHYLAAPAVRLEANAARLHIEMNVTNLAGAPMPLQYMCHLNSAWIEQGRFQQSIQTDAFQLRTSIPAHVKPTPQWRAYTERLAADPQAFQPLDQPEMCDPEIVFFADDLQQYGDEVQFELHSPQGFALMTRFSSQHFPHATRWMLHNRDQQVAAYVLPATCRPEGFKAAQRAGTLIELAPGEQRHFSVETGIL; translated from the coding sequence ATGAAAACCCGTTTACCGTTACGTCGGGAACAGTTTCAGGAAACACCGAGTACGCTGCTACGCAACGAGACTTTTCACGTTGAGCTGTTTCGCTACCCGGCGGGCGTGGAAGCGGTGCGCATCAGCAACCCTCGCGGCACGGTGATCGTGCTGCCGTTTTACGGCCAGATGATATGGGACGCCCATTTTGATGGGCATTCGCTCACGATGGGGCACAGCTTTAAACAGCCGCTGCTCGGCAGTTCGATAATTGATACCTACGGCTGCTTTGCTTTCCACTCCGGGCTGTTGGCCAACGGCTGCCCGGCGGCCGATGACAACCATCCGCTGCACGGCGAAATGGCCTGTGCGCGTATGGATAGCGCGTGGATGGTATTGGAAAACGATCGTTTGTCGCTGGAAGGCGAAACCGAATATGTGAAGGGCTTCGGTCATCATTATCTCGCTGCGCCTGCAGTGCGGCTTGAGGCCAATGCGGCAAGGCTGCACATTGAGATGAACGTCACCAATCTGGCCGGTGCGCCGATGCCCTTGCAGTACATGTGCCATCTCAACAGCGCGTGGATTGAGCAGGGCCGTTTCCAGCAGTCAATCCAGACGGATGCGTTCCAGCTGCGCACCTCGATCCCGGCACACGTCAAGCCTACGCCGCAGTGGCGCGCTTATACCGAGCGGCTGGCGGCCGATCCGCAGGCGTTTCAGCCATTGGATCAGCCGGAGATGTGCGATCCAGAGATCGTATTCTTCGCTGACGATCTGCAGCAGTATGGCGATGAGGTGCAGTTCGAGCTGCACTCGCCGCAGGGTTTTGCCCTGATGACGCGCTTCTCCAGCCAGCATTTCCCACACGCTACGCGCTGGATGCTGCATAATCGCGATCAGCAGGTCGCTGCCTATGTGCTGCCGGCAACCTGCCGCCCGGAGGGGTTCAAGGCGGCGCAGCGCGCGGGAACGTTGATCGAATTGGCCCCCGGCGAGCAGCGCCACTTCAGCGTCGAAACCGGGATTTTGTAA
- a CDS encoding GntR family transcriptional regulator, translated as MNTNPRSKGRPEALAEKVYQALKQDIFEFRLMPGDRFSENEIADRLEVSRTPVRQALFWLEREGYVEVWFRSGWQVKPFDFAYFEELYDLRTVLECEAVRRLCALPVAQCAQTLTALKSFWIDALPLADGKAVSAQDEAFHMALVAAAGNQEMARIHAELTEKIRIIRRLDFTRDDRIEATYREHAQILRAIFQQQTEEAQRILTDHIAVSKAEVRKITLHMLQQARLQPIE; from the coding sequence ATGAACACGAACCCACGCAGCAAAGGTCGCCCTGAAGCATTGGCCGAGAAAGTGTATCAGGCGCTGAAACAGGACATTTTTGAGTTCCGCCTGATGCCTGGCGACCGTTTCAGCGAAAACGAAATCGCCGACCGGCTGGAAGTCAGCCGCACGCCGGTGCGTCAGGCGTTGTTCTGGCTGGAGCGCGAGGGCTACGTCGAAGTGTGGTTCCGCAGCGGCTGGCAGGTGAAGCCGTTCGACTTCGCCTATTTCGAGGAGCTGTACGATCTGCGTACCGTACTGGAGTGCGAAGCGGTGCGCCGCCTGTGCGCGCTGCCTGTTGCGCAGTGCGCACAAACCTTAACGGCATTGAAAAGCTTCTGGATCGATGCGCTACCGCTGGCCGATGGCAAAGCGGTCTCCGCGCAGGATGAAGCCTTTCATATGGCGCTGGTGGCGGCCGCCGGCAATCAAGAGATGGCGCGCATCCACGCCGAACTGACCGAAAAAATCCGCATCATTCGCCGTCTCGATTTCACCCGCGACGACCGAATCGAGGCGACATACCGCGAACACGCTCAGATTTTACGGGCGATTTTCCAGCAACAGACCGAGGAGGCGCAGCGCATTTTAACCGACCACATCGCCGTCAGTAAGGCTGAGGTCAGAAAGATCACATTGCATATGTTACAGCAGGCTCGACTTCAACCCATTGAATAA